In the genome of Bacillus sp. S3, one region contains:
- a CDS encoding heterocycloanthracin/sonorensin family bacteriocin has protein sequence MHNFQNGLQSLGMDHYQVGELVPINPQSQDMRVFGFRCGGCGFRCGGCGFRCGGCGGCFGFGCFGFGFGCFGIGFGFI, from the coding sequence ATGCATAATTTTCAGAATGGCTTACAATCATTAGGAATGGATCATTACCAAGTTGGTGAATTAGTTCCTATAAATCCTCAGAGTCAAGATATGCGAGTGTTTGGATTTCGTTGCGGGGGCTGCGGATTCCGCTGCGGAGGATGCGGTTTCCGTTGTGGTGGTTGTGGCGGCTGCTTCGGTTTTGGCTGTTTCGGTTTCGGTTTCGGCTGTTTCGGTATCGGTTTTGGTTTTATTTAG
- the tyrS gene encoding tyrosine--tRNA ligase: MDLLQDLALRGIIYQQSDEEGLKELLSTQKISLYCGADPTADSLHIGHLVPFLTLRRFQQHGHRPIVLVGGATGLIGDPSGKSEERNLQTLEAVQKNVEGIKQQLAAIFDFDGENGAVMVNNYDWAGSMDIVSFLRDIGKHIGVNYMLAKDTIASRLETGISFTEFTYTILQAMDFNHLYEHHNCKLQIGGSDQWGNITSGLELIRKMQPEGAKAFGLTIPLVTKADGTKFGKTEGGAVWLDPEKTTPYEFYQFWINTADADVVKYLKFFTFLSHEEIEGLETAVIEEPHLRKAQKALAEEMTRLIHGEESLQQAIKISQALFSGDVKSLSAAEIKQGFKDVPSFDANETEGNLVDLLVEAKISPSKRQAREDITNGAVTVNGEKIIDTSYTLDESDRIEGQFTIIRRGKKKYTLIKF; encoded by the coding sequence ATGGATTTATTACAGGATTTAGCACTAAGAGGCATCATTTACCAGCAATCGGATGAAGAAGGATTAAAGGAACTGTTAAGCACGCAGAAAATTTCCCTATACTGTGGAGCTGATCCGACGGCTGATAGTTTGCATATCGGTCACTTAGTTCCGTTTTTAACACTTAGAAGATTTCAGCAGCACGGTCACCGTCCTATCGTATTGGTCGGTGGAGCAACAGGCTTAATCGGTGATCCAAGCGGGAAAAGTGAAGAACGGAATCTGCAAACCCTTGAAGCTGTGCAGAAGAATGTTGAAGGAATCAAACAGCAGCTTGCCGCTATTTTTGATTTTGACGGTGAAAATGGTGCTGTTATGGTGAATAATTATGATTGGGCCGGATCAATGGATATCGTTTCGTTTTTACGTGATATCGGCAAGCATATTGGAGTGAATTATATGCTGGCAAAAGATACGATTGCTTCAAGGCTTGAAACAGGGATTTCCTTTACTGAATTTACCTACACAATTTTACAAGCTATGGATTTCAATCATTTGTATGAACACCATAATTGTAAATTACAAATTGGGGGAAGTGATCAGTGGGGCAATATTACCTCTGGTCTAGAATTAATCAGGAAAATGCAGCCCGAGGGTGCAAAAGCATTTGGATTAACCATTCCTCTTGTAACGAAAGCAGATGGAACAAAATTCGGAAAGACGGAAGGCGGAGCTGTATGGCTTGATCCAGAAAAGACAACACCTTACGAGTTTTATCAGTTCTGGATTAACACTGCTGATGCCGATGTGGTCAAATACTTGAAGTTTTTCACTTTCTTATCACATGAGGAAATTGAAGGACTAGAAACGGCAGTTATCGAAGAACCTCATTTACGGAAAGCACAAAAGGCGCTAGCAGAAGAGATGACCCGCCTGATTCATGGTGAGGAATCATTGCAGCAAGCCATTAAGATTTCTCAAGCATTATTTAGCGGAGATGTAAAAAGTCTTTCAGCCGCTGAAATTAAACAAGGCTTTAAAGATGTTCCTTCCTTCGATGCTAATGAAACGGAGGGGAATCTAGTTGACCTGCTCGTTGAGGCAAAGATTTCACCTTCTAAACGGCAGGCACGTGAGGATATTACAAATGGAGCCGTAACCGTAAATGGTGAAAAGATAATAGATACAAGTTATACACTTGATGAAAGTGATCGGATTGAAGGGCAATTCACGATTATTAGACGAGGGAAAAAGAAGTACACGTTAATTAAATTCTAA